From the Glycine max cultivar Williams 82 chromosome 11, Glycine_max_v4.0, whole genome shotgun sequence genome, the window aattattaattcatgTTTTATAATAAGTTGTTATAATATGTGCAAATGCGTGCATATGTGTGTACATGTGCATTTGTCGCAATTCATAGtcctacttttaattaattttcaattatttatttctctaaccaattaattattacaatattAAAACATTAGGCAACTATTTTAGTGTTTAGTACATTTATAAGACAAACATCTTGGTGATCTTGTTATTTACACGACCATGAATAGGAATTGTCTTGAATGAGTTGTCTCACCTCTGATTCAAATGTCAGAGAATCTCCTTGTTCTGTGAAGCGTTCTCTCTGGTACAGGTTGTCCAGGTAGTCAAGAGTTTCCAACCCTTCTACCCTCACTTCACTATCAAGAGTAAGTAAAAGGTTGTCTCTTATTGATGGCTGCAATTCATTACAtattcattgattctttttctttcacagTAGTCCTTTAGTAAATAGACCAAACCTACatacaatatatttatatattatatctgAAATGGAGAAATATGTATGATAGGCCATGGAAAAACTGAAATTCTTGCCATTGACATTCCTGATGCGAGATGTCAAGTTAGATTGCCATCTGTTGCCAAAGAGACCCTTAGGCGAAACTCAAAGCTGAATAAAATAAGAAGTTAAAATGGTGCATAAAATAAGAAGTTAAAATGGTGCATAAAATATTCTCATTCAGAATTTGAAACTCCAAACATATATTCTGCAACTTTATGTAAGACCTCTAAATTCAAATGCAAAATGTTGATTTTTGCTATTGTAGGTCAGTCTTTGACAAAATCCACTAGTCTTTTGATTCTTATGCAGCCATTGGGACTAAAACAGAAGAGTTTTCAATAAATCTTTCCAATTGATCCAAGACCTCTAAATTCAAATGcaaaatattatgtttagtaAGGTAAAGAGGATGATCAAATGGTAAATAAGTCATACCTATGTGgctatatttttatatcatctTTTGATGGTTTGAGCAGCAagttaatataaacttttccATTGAAATCCCCCGGAAGCAGTGGAGGATTTTGCTCTATTTTATGTAATTCAGTTATAtgcaatattaattaatttttaaaaaaagttatacctGTGGAAAACAAATTGGAATTCCTCCACGCACTGCTTTGGGAGGACTAAAAGATTGACTAAtaattgaaaagagagaaatatcattaacaaaaaattcataaaattgatTCAAGATTAAGAAAGAAGTGACTCAATGTCATATCTTcttgaaatatttattgtaatattaaaaTGTCTTCATTCAATGATTAAAAAGGTTGTGAGGATATTGATATTATGAATGAATGATGATTACCTTGTTACTTATGAAGAGTAACTCCTCACCAAGTTCTGTTTTCCAGGAAAGAACCTGGCCTCCGTGCAAACTAACAGTTGCTGAAGCTCCACGGTGGTTTCGAAGAACGAGTAGGGATATTCCATTCTTGTCTTTGGTAAATTCAATTCCCACGGTGGCAGTTCTGTTATCACTTTCTGCTGCTcctactcctcctcctcctccagaAGTTGTCTTCATCTTTAATTCAAGAAACGGTGTCGTCTCAGTGTGTGACTTGTCTGTAAGCTATGGaaataagaaatgaattgaaagaggTTAGTGAAAGCAAGTTTGACGTGAGGGAAAAGGTTGAGCAGTCATGGGGTTGCCATGACTCCTGTGACAGACGAGTATTTTCGTGAAGCTTGAAAACAAAAGCCCAACTAACAAGCAACTACCTTGAGCGCTGACCCAGAAAGAATAGGGTTTATCAAGAGAACAGATGTTGTGCGACTAAATCTAATTGGAGCAATTTCCTATCCAAAACAACAGATAAAAAGAGTAATCAATTTTCAGTTATCTATCACGGATCATCCTATCTTGACGGGCATgtcttttagaaattaaatttgatgtattttaaataagttatattttgtataaaatggTACTATTATATTTACATTAGTGTTATTTatcttgaaatatatataattagctaTACATTTAATTATATACTAGTGAATTGGATCGAATATTGAGTATACGGATGTAGATTTGCATGAAGGCTATgggaaaaaagaattaaaggTTTTGTTCTGTATTATTGTCTCTACACTGGAATACTAATGGGATACGGGTTTCACTgggatttgattatttttttacacatgGAACACTGACTGTTCTAGTTgggatttgattttaaatttgtagaTGATGCTGTTCCCCGAGTGGGTCTTTGCCTTTGGTGGGATTCTCCTCTTTTATGGGGATCTTTGTAACTGCCATATATATCCTGTACATGGGCATGGTACCACTGGTACcaatctaataaaattttatatttgctgataaaaaaattggattgaACTAACCTTACCTCATCtcatatatttacttttaatcCAAATTTCAAGAGAGTTAAgtaatgttaaaataaagtgttatttatctaaaaataatttgtatttgataataacattttagaattattttttagaaaattagcTATTAGGATATATAATGTagcattaattttaaaataagtatgttTTTACAAACTAGTACTCAATAATAAAGGGCGGATCTTGAAGAATAATGAAATGGGTTAgttaaatgaaaaaagtgaTATGCTGAAGGGGTCATAAACATAATCTTCAAACGAAATAATGTTATGGGTATGACTAGTTTCAAATTAGgctaataaacattttataggCCATAAGGTTATTGGTTTAAAAGTCAGAAAAGCAACAAGCAAGGGATCTATATGGTCTATATAGACGCGTTGAAGGGTTTCAAGCTTCAACGCCTGGCATGGACTCTGCAGTACCAGAATTAACGACCCAGTTACGTGACAAATCAGAATATGTCCTTTCAAACCCCCAAGAGATTAGACATGCACCTAATTGCATGTTTGATTCTACGTCTTGGACGTGAGTTTTCACATTTCaaacacaaatttaatataacttaATTTAGTTATATCTCAAACAtgaattcttcttttttaatggTTAGTTCGAGTAAAGTTAATGGATTGTGTGAATTGTGAAACATGTAAATAAGACCTCAAGTCTAGGTCAACATGCATAGCTAGTGCTATAAAGGAGAATATATAGTCCGCACTCAGTCATACAGCAAAAAGGGCAAAACATGAGATAGTGGCTACTGACTAGACCATTGGCTTTGTTGGATCTAAAAGGAACTAACGAATACGATTAGTTAACAAATCATAAACCGAAAACTTGTCTCACGCGTGAAGGATAGTCCAACAGCGCCGGCCATTTTAGGGAAAATATCGTATGATTAAAGTTGCTTATTCatctaattaaaatatagtgttttttttttcttttataacaaAGATATAGtatgttttgaaataaaatgtttttttaaattgtatacTGATacttgataataaattttaaagcattaaatatattatcattCTTTACAACCAATTAATAATTCCCCCTACTTCGAACGAACAATTAGAAGCAAAATTGAAGATCAgactatataataaaattaagcgAGGTTGGTTTCAGTTAGAGCTAGAACATCGTAACTTCAATGTTTCGTATTTCTTAGACAGAAACGTAAGAAAAACACCCGGTCAGATTCGCAAATGAAAGTGtcctctaaaataattttttgaggaACTTCCCGGAAGTTGCTTCAAGTTCCAACAACTGCCGTTAACCAGAAAAGTTCCCAATTGATGTACGGGGGAAGATGTCCAACTTCCACTTGAGAATTTACGAGGAAAATAACCCTTTTCTTTTCACCTCTCGTGCCAAAGCAACTGAGTATAAATAGGGATGAAAATACTTCTAATAATCTAAttcgatttatttattattgatgttTTTAAAAGCTTACTTAACTATCAAGTTTtgaagttatttaaaaaatattttaaacctagcagtttgttcaattttttgtcTCCCTTTGACAACAATGgactaattcttttttttaagcgAATAGATAATCGAAATGAGTAATTTCTCACAAAACCTTTCTTATACTAGTATATAATCAAGAATAAGACCTTGATTAACATGCTTAAAAAAGtcaattatttatcaattatatgaaatttgttagttaaacagatcaacttatttaaataaaagtattcatacaatatgataatttttactatatcatttttattttgagataatataattaaagatttaattagaCTATTTAGAAATGGACTTGTTAACCTATTTAAAAGACTATTATAAAGTAGTCTTTTAAAGCCAACAGCAAAAAAGTATTCTAACACAAAATAGTCTTTGTAATAAACCTTGGACTAAAAAAAGAACTTTTTAAGTCATcctaaagttaattttaaaacacCGAAGTCAAGCCATGAAAAAGAGTTAAATGTTATTCTAATGCGCATTTTACAACACATTTTATCTCCCTTTCTATCatattatccattttatttcttttagttataaaaatagtTGTACAAAAAGTGACAGTGGCTTAAATTTTTCATGtattaagagagagaaaaatgaacTGCGCAAGTGGCATGAATGCAACAGGCTATATACAGCTTAGATTTGTCTAATCCAGGAATGACAACCTAAAATCAAGTGTGGATTCAACATGGCCGTTCTCAAGtctaacttaaaaaatattgccTATAATTAAGTTGCTACAAAATTCTCTTTGATTTATTCCATGTGGTAAAAATGATGGTTTAAATGGGGAAGGAACAGTTTCTCAAAATCAGACAACCATGATGCAAATTTCTCAACACCTTTGAACATTCTGAGGAGCATGTAAGTATCTATTGTCAAGGAGGCATAGCTCCTAACCAACAGCTCCCTGCATTCAAGTGGCAGAATCAACTGCTGGTTGAAATTATCATAACGGAAAATCACCTGAGATAAAAATGATGATGGAGGAAGTAACGGGTTTCTGTATGCTATAGATCCTTCTGTCACTTTAATTGTTAGTGGAAAGTCGTCATACTGCTGCGCAAATTGCCCCtgaaagattggaagaaaacaatatataaaagtgaaaatacATCACCTTTGGTGTGCGAGTACATGATAAATCtcttttgctaaaaaaaaaacaaggatacattagttttttaataCTTACCCATTTCCAGCCTAAAAGCCCTGTTACCTAAGATAACCTAGAATCAAGATTAGTACTACTTCGTAATAGTAAACTTAAGTACACATCCAATGTGATTTGTTTAAGGGTAAAGTATGCTTTTGATCCCTCTAAAATATGTGAAATCTGGAATTGGTTCCTTCAAAGTTTTTCGTCCCATTTCAGtccctttataattttaacatgTTATTGTTCATCCAGTATGTCAACTTTGTTAGTGAATCTGATTACATGGTAGTCTGGGTTGAACAGTGAACACAATTGTCTAGTATATGTGAGAGAGAATAGGGTAGAAAGAAATTAACCTGGGGACCACCGGGAGGAGCAGCAAAACTTTGTTTCATCAAGGTGTTCCACATCAAGCCCAATAAACCATGATCCAATGCTTACATCATCGTGTGCATATGTACGAAGAATAAATCTGAAAAGTAAGCATTTCATATTGATACCACATTCTAAGGAAATTATTACAACCATACATACACACAAAAAGGAAAGGTATACCTGTTTATTGAAATAAACTGAACCAATGCTTTTGAAATGACATAGACCTCACCTGAAGCATGTCGAAAGTATCTGAATCAAACAAGCATGAACATGAATGTCAATAAAGAAAGTCCAAGAAGATGGAGGGAGAAAAACAATTTCTGGATCTAATACCATGATTTAGACAAAGTATTTTTATAGGTGTCCTTGGATAAGTTTTTAAAGAACACTTttatgtgcatttttttttttcaatctttaaaGAACAGTTTTTTatggttttcattttttcaaaaaagattttctaattattttattttattttatttttttattttaaatacacaATCCTGTCGAGGAAAACCATTAAAAAAGTATCATTCATCTGAGGCATTTGACAATCAAGTGTTGTTTGATAGTCATGGATGCATCATTCTCAGTGGAAATTGTCaatgcttaatttttataaataaaaatccagtttatttatcattattgATCAAAATTTTACTGCTGCATAATCTCACCAAGGAATTCTAATCATGGGAATGAAACATCTTTTAATAAGGTATCAGTAGATTGGGtaaatttttcagaaacaaataaataaaagttatagCCTCATACAGACTGGTGATAAGTAAAAAACAACTGGCAATTTCTTCCAAACATGGTGATATCCTAGAAAGAACAAGTTTAGCTTTATTATCAATAACTcatcataaaagaaaataaataaaaagaacagtTAAGACTGTATTACTCACGATTTTCCATCGCCAAATTTCCACCAGTCCGGCTCATGCCATTTATGTGTCCTATAAAATAAGATTCAGAGTAAGAAAAGGGAAGAAATTCTAATACCATaataaactattattatttCCCATTGAAGCATTTTGAAAATACTCACGGCTCAGAGAAAACTTGGCCTGATTTCATACAACCAATATAAACACGGGGCTTGTCCAAATGAGAAGTTAGCACTCCTCCAAGAGCATCTATAGAAGAAATTATTTCACACAATCAATGACACAGCAAAGAACTTACAAGGCTACAACAGCTAATAATGCTAAATccaatttgatttaataaaagcCATCAATTCTGAATCTTCACAATTTTCTAGGAATTCAAGAAATTTATCTAACTTTGGGGGTGGGTTTCAGCTCATCAACAAATTATCGGTACCAATAGTTTCCCttgtttatttttcatgaaTGGTATGCTCTCCAGTCCCTCTGGAGCTACAGTGCAAACTATGGAATTTTATGCATGATTTTTCTAATTCTTAAAAACAGCCTTTTGCTTGCTGAAAAccttatgtgtatatatatacactagaGATAGAGATGCAATGatgcattatattttattgtgcCAGACAGAATTAAGGGCCACATACCAAGATTAACATAGACATCATCATTGACCTTGGCATAAAATTCAGCGTCCCAGTTGCTCACTGCATAAATGAAGaaagattttatcttatttgcTTTTTCTTCAGGTGCCTCCACTTGATTATCCTGCAAAGTAAATAAAGCTAAATGACATCATCATATTTGCTAGTTGCATGcattaaattatatgttataTAACTTCATGCTAAACATCTAAATATCAACCAAGAGTCTTATCAACACATCAAGCTCAATAATCTACAAACAAGGGGTATGACCAAAGTTTATATGTTGACCAAAACCTTTATTAACTGCACTCCAAAGTTCTGagtttaaaaaaagaagtttgaaGCCATAGTTATAAACCAACTACCAAGGCATTTTTTACAAAGCAGAGTATATCTAAAATGCATGTGTCAGCTCTACACATTCAATCAGAGACCATATAGTCACATGTGGAAAGTTATAATATCTGTACTTCACATCAAATAGCCTGCATGAAATTATCATTATAAAAGTCAACATacaagaatgatgaaatcaTTGGTGAGACTGCTTTCTGTTTCAATTTCTTTGTCCAAACTGTCTCCACGGTTTGCACTGCATCAAAATGTAAAAAGCCAATCATGTggtaaaattgaatttgaactaCCAAAATTGTACCTTCTTCCGATAACAAATCGCACAATGATGCCTTTCTTATCAACCAGTTTTCTCATAGGTGTACCTACAAATAGGGTATCAATGAGTTCTGACAAGGTTTCTGCAGACTAGATGAAAAAAAGTTAGAAGACTAAAAAAAGAGAAGCTATATTTATAGTAgagaatttcaaaaaacaaattattaatgtGACTGCTTGAACATATAAGTAATCACGTTGACAtttataaaccaaaataaactaTTAAACCACAtaaataggtaaaaaaaaaaaagaggctgTTAGGGAATAGAGGATTGCTTGAAATTGAGAAGTGATCAACACCTAATTGTCAAAACTTGAGTTCTGAATTCACAAGGAATGCATCCTAAGCCCAATTATTGGCAATATTTCATTCAGATACAATATTAGAAATGATAAAACTGAAGAAACACCAAAAACAATAATGGAACACCTGATAATCATGATTATTCAGTAGCAGCTAATGATCACAGAAAGAAGAAactaaacaacaaaatttaattctaCCCTGAAATGCTTTTGCAGATAGCAGCAGGTGTTCTACTGAATAAAGCTGAGACTGCCAATATGCAGTAATCTTGCTAAAGTAAACCAAAACAACGAAAAAGGTACCTGTTGGCATCCACGCCTTGCGGATTGCCTCTTGGTTCTTTTTCCGACCAAAGGTTGTCATGACTCCTACAACTAAAAGTTCCTTCTTTGTAGGATGCTTCCCATGATTTCCTGGCAAACGCTTTGGAACAAAACCTTCCTGTCTAGCTGCAGCTAGTTCCATCTCAAGGACAGACAACTTCTTCTGTTGTTCCCTGAAAATAAGCGAACAACAGCctaaggtaaaaaaatattcacagcCAAATTCTAATTCAGCAACCAAAATGACAACAACCATAAGAAAGTTACCTGCAGGCTGTAACTTTCAGTGTATCATCAACAGAAACAGCAGATTGACCCTGAAATCGGATGAACTATACTGCCTCATTGATATCCTAAGAGGAcagctaaaattttaaaaataaacacaccAGCAATCGCACTCACACACAAACAAGGAGAGGTACAGTTCACACTTCACAATAACAGAACATAATACATTCCACTGCATGATTTATGCAATGTAGAACATTACCATACTAACTTTGATGAAGAAAACTAACAGCATACCTGACCAGTTCTTTTTTCAAGCTCTTCAATAAAATATGCCCTACTTTCCGCATCCTGCCATAGCCTGCGCATCACACAATACATGAAAAACTCGAAACGCAATCCAAAATTGAGGTTATAAAGACAGATGATgaataactaactaattaactaaCCTGCCAGCAACATAAACGGTAGCCATGGTAGCAATCATGGCGAGCATGAGAGCAGAAACTCGTGATCCAAACGAGTCACCAGATAGCCGGTTCTGTGATCCCCGGCTACGCATTTCTTCTTGTCGAAGAAATGATCATCTAAGTGTCAGATctggggagaaaaaaaaagagtatatcGATGTTTATGAAACGAAGATGAGTGTTTGGTTGGGGCTTGATGTTTTCAGTTTGGACTGTGAAAATGACGTTAGAACCGTTTTCATTTCAATGGAGGAATCTGAAAGCTGAGATTAATAATCACTTTTGGTTACATGTAAAGGAATTCAATGTCAATTGCAACCTCATTTGATTAAGAAACTGCTTTCTTGTTTTCAACTGGGTTCTTCTATATGCGTCCAACACCAAACCCAACAAGCACTGCACTAgtgttctattaaaaaaaaaattgtaaagaaagaaaattaatattttcttttaagtttttgtcttttcattttttcttcaataaaatGAAATACACTCCCTCCACTCTCCAGTCCTGTTTTctattgtaaaaatatatgaatccAATTTAGTGTATTAATtcctaattttctattttataatcaagataaaaaaaatcaaacttcatGTAAACAAATTGAttctattttacaaaaattggaAACTAAACCAAGCCTCACCCCATGTACATTTAGATTGCGTTTTGTCTTGTTGAACTTTTACAAaagcatttaaataattttttttcataagtaCTTAtccaagaagaagaaatatattgttataactctttgaaaaaaaaaattgatataaaaataaaacaaatgtttGATAGACTGTACAAGTAGTTTAgtctttc encodes:
- the LOC100802753 gene encoding hydroxyproline O-galactosyltransferase HPGT1; protein product: MRSRGSQNRLSGDSFGSRVSALMLAMIATMATVYVAGRLWQDAESRAYFIEELEKRTGQGQSAVSVDDTLKVTACREQQKKLSVLEMELAAARQEGFVPKRLPGNHGKHPTKKELLVVGVMTTFGRKKNQEAIRKAWMPTGTPMRKLVDKKGIIVRFVIGRSANRGDSLDKEIETESSLTNDFIILDNQVEAPEEKANKIKSFFIYAVSNWDAEFYAKVNDDVYVNLDALGGVLTSHLDKPRVYIGCMKSGQVFSEPTHKWHEPDWWKFGDGKSYFRHASGEVYVISKALVQFISINRFILRTYAHDDVSIGSWFIGLDVEHLDETKFCCSSRWSPGAICAAV